In Sorangium aterium, the genomic stretch ACGTGCGGCGCTCGATGAGCTCCAGCCGCACCCGCGGGCCCTTGGCGCCGAACGTGATCTCGTCGCCCGACGCGATCGGGTGCCGCTTGATCCGCTGCCCGCCCGCGTAGGTCCCGTTGCGGCTGTCGAGGTCGTAGAGCACCCAGCCCGTCGCCTCGAGGCGCGCCTCGGCGTGGTGGCTGCTCGCGTCGCGATCGTGGTTCGGGTCGAAGACGACGTCGTTGTCCGGCGCTCGACCGAAGCGCACAGCGCGCCGGTCGTGGAGCTCCACAGACCCGGCGTTGCGCCCGAAGGTGTGTACGACGCGCAGCATCACGGCGCGGGGACCCCCTTCAGCAGATCGATCCGCATCCCGATGCGGAACGGCGAGCTCTGCGTCACCGTCGCCTTCCGGCCGTCGATCGTGACGTCGTCCTCGTCGTCGATGTGCGCCGCGTGGATGCCGATGACGTGCCCGTACTGGTTGAAGATGGGGCTCCCGCTGTTGCCCCCGCGCGTGACCGCGTCGTGCTGGATCAGGACGGCTCGGTCCGGCGTCGTCGCCTCCTCGTCGATGCCGGTCACGCGCCCGATGCGGCCCTGCAGGAACGTCGCCGAGGGGCTCAGCGGGTCCATCAGGCGACCAGGGAAGCCGATGACGTAGGCGTCGTCGCCCGGCCCGATGGCCCGCAGCTCGGCGTCGTTCGCGAGCTTCACCGTGTGCGTCGCCTTGCCGGCTATCCGGAGCAGGGCGACGTCCGGCGAGCCGGCGCCCGCCTGCCCCGGCTTGTACGCCGGGTGGGCCGACATCGCGACGATGGGGAAGCGGACCTTCCCCATCGAGTCGTTCTGCGTGACGATCGAGGTGCCGCCGCGGGCGCGGCAGTCGCGGACGCAGTGAGCGTTCGTCGCGAGCAGATCGGGCGCGATGGCGAACGCCGAGCAGCAACCGCCGATGCGGTTGTCCACCTTGTAGCCCATCACGTAGAGCGCCAGCCTGTTCTGCTCGAAGATGGCGCGCCCCGAGAGCACCTGCTCCGGGATCGCGCCCGACGGGCGCGCCGCGGGCGCGATCCCGAGGCCGACCTCGCGCGCCAGCGCGTCGGCCGCCCGGCGCGACCGGTACGTGACCACGGACGCCACCGCCACGGCGACGAGCGCCGCGGCGACGCCCAGCCCGAGGAGCAGGTTGTGGCGCGACACCTTGCGCCTCGCGTCGTCCGCCTTGGCGCGCACGAGCGCGAGCGCCTTCTCCTCGCGCCGCATCGCCTGCACGACGGCATCCTTGACGATGCGCTGCGCGGTCTCGACGTCGACGCGGCCGTCCGCGTCGGGGCGCCCGGGGGGCCACTCTTCCTGCGGGGCGGCCGGCGTCTGCCGGCCGCGCTTGTCGTTGCTGCGCAGCATCGCGGTGGAAGGCGCGCGCACGTGCGCCGCGCGCACCCTAACGAAGCAGGTAGTAGCCGGCGATGGTAACGCACGCGACGGCGCTCACGATCATCAAGATCACCAGCCACTGCGGCGCGCCGTCGGTCGGGATCATGATCGGCTCGTCGCCCTGGACGGGCGCGCGGGCGTTGCGCTCGTCCAGCGCGTCGTCGGCCGGCAGCGGCGAGGCGACGTGGTCGTAGTCGTCCCCGTCGTCGTCCACGTCGCTGTCGGCGCTGCTGCTGAGCCACGACTTCGGCGAGGGGGGGCGCTGCGAGATCTTCTTCTCGTCGAGCTCCTTCACCTTGCGCGCCGGCTCGGACGCGGCGGCGTTCTGCGCCAGGAGGTGCTCGGGCAGCGCGTACTTCTGGTAGCGGAGGTCCTCGATGTCCTCGAGCTCCGGCGGCGCGAGCCCGTCGCCGTCGAACTTCGCGACCACCACCGTGATGTTGTCGTGCCCGCCGGCCTGGTTGGCCCGATCCGTCAGCACCTTGCAGGCCTCGATCGGATCGTCGACGGTCCGCAGCACCTCGCGGATCTCCTCGTTCCGCACCATGCCCGAGAGCCCGTCGGAACAGAGCATCAGCGTGTCGCCCCGCCTGAGCTCCACGAAGGTGAGGTCGACCTGCACCGAGTCCGCGGTGCCGAGCGCCTGGAGGATGATGTTGTTGTGCTCGAAGGTCTCGGCCTCCTCCTCGGTGAGCTGGCCCGCCTCGATGAGCTGGTTCACGAGCGACTGGTCGCGCGTCACCTGCACGAGCCGATCGCCGCGGAGGACGTACGCGCGGCTGTCGCCGACCTGCCCGAGGAACAGGTGATCGTCCATGAGCGCGGCGATGGTCGAGGTGGTCCCCATCCCTCGCCGGGTCCGATCGAGCTTCGCCTCGCTGAAGATCCGGAGGCCCGCCGCCTCGATCGACTGCACCAGCCGCGCCGCGAGCTCGTCGTGGTTCTCCGGGGGACCGGCGGCGCTCATCCGCTGGTAGATGATGTCGACCGCGAGCTGGCTCGCGACCTCGCCGGCCGCGGCGCCGCCCATGCCGTCGCACACGCCGAGCAGGGCGCCCCGCTCGCCGACGACCTGGTAGCGGTCCATCTCCATCAGGCCGCGGCTCGCGTTCGTGAGATCCGCGACGATGAAGTTGTCCTCGTTGTGCTCGCGGACCTGGCCCACGTCGGTGCGGCCGAACAGCCGCAGCACGACCTCGGGGCGGCGCGGCTCGTCGGGCGGTGTCGCCGCGCCGTCCATGCCGTCGGGGCGCTGCCCGCCCTCGTCCGGCTCGCCGGCTCCCGGCGCCTCGCCCGCGAAGCGCCCGGCCGCGCCGCCGCCATGGGCGGCCTCCGCGGCGGGGGTCTCGTCGAACGCGCCGTCGTACGACGCAGCCGCGAGCGAGGCGTGCGCTTGAGCGGCTGCCGGCGGCGCGTCGGGGGTCACCGCGTCTCCGAGGTCGTCCGACCGGGTCGTGCTTCCATCCGCGTCTTCCTCGCGTGACCCGCCCGCGGTGAGCCGCACCCGCGGCGGTGGAGGGAGCTTCCGCCCGACCTTCTCCGGGCTCGATGCGCTGGGCGCCTTCACGGGCTTCACGGCGATGCCAGCCTTCTGCGCGGCGTTCGCGGCCGGACGCGTCTTGGGCGGCGGGGGCTTCCAGTTCACGGGCTTGCCTGCTTCCACAGACCCCGCCTTGCCGGGCTCGAGCGACGCGGCGCCGTGCGGGGAGTCATGAAGCGCCTTGCCGGCGTGGCTGCTCGAGTCGGTTCCTGCCGAGGCTGCGCCGGGGAGCCCCTCGACTTCCAGCGCCTCGGTCGGCGTTTCGCGGACGGTCTGGTCGCTCATCGGGTGAGATCCACGCGGAACAGGTGCTGCCCGATGCGCACGAAGTCGCGATCGAGGAGGCTGACGTCCTCGCGGATGGCGACGTAGGTCCCGTTCGACGAGTCCAGGTCGCTGAGCGTGAACTCCCCCGTGGCCGGGTTCCTCCGGATGGCGGCGTGGCGTCGCGAGAGGAACGGATCGGCCGTGAATACGATGTCTCCCGTCTCCCGTCCGATCACCGTCTCATCCCGGTAGAGGTGGTACACGTCCCGCATCACGCCCTCCACCGTCCGCTGGCAGAGTCTCGCCCGGCGGTGGATGGCGGGCGAGCCAAACAGCAACGTTCCATGCTGGATGGCATGGCCGAGGCCTCGCTCGCCGTCGTTCACGGTCTGAAACTGTAACACCTCGAGGCCCAGGAGGAGCAAGTCGCCATCTCGGAGGGCGTGCGTCTTCCGGATGCGAAGGTAGATGCGGTTGACGCTGCCCAGGTCACGGAGAACCCAGGACCCTTCCTGCGGAATGATCCGCGCGTGCCGCGGCGAGACGTACTGGTCGTCCTCCAGGAGGATCTCCCCCTCGGTGCGGCCGATGTCGATCTGCGGGCCGGCGAGGGGGAAGCTCTTTCCCTCGGTCCCGTCTTCGACGATCACGATGAGCTTGCCCTCGGGCGCTCGGGTCGGCTGGGTGTCAGCCCGGGTCGGCTGGGTGTCAGCCGGAACCCACGCCGGCGGGCGAGCCGAGAGGGACGCGCGCAGCGGAGCGAGCGGCTGCTGGGAGGGCGGAGGCGCGCTGCCCGTCTCGGTCGAGAGCGGCCCGGCGGGCTCGGCAGCATGCGGGGGCCGATGCGGGTCGCGCCGGGCGTCCGGGGCGAGCGCGGGCGCTGGCTGCGGGCGGTCGGTGGCGGGTCTGGCGGGGCGCTCGGAGGCGGGCCGCTCGCCTTCGAGGGGCGCGCCGCAGTACTTGCAGAACCGCGTGCCCGCCAGGCACTGACCGCGACAGCGCGCGCACTCGACCGGCGGGACGGGCGCCCGCTGCGAGGACGCGATGTCGACGACCGGCGAGCCGACGATCTTGTCGGCGCTGCTCCCGCTGGCCGCGGGCGGGGGCAGCCGCGCCGGGGGCAGGGCGACCGGTGGCAGCGGGGGCGGAGGCGGCCTGGCCGGCGCGCCGCCCCGTTGCTGCGCGTCTCCGGCGCCGGAGCGCTCGTCGCGGGCCGCCGGCGGCGCGGCCTCCGCCGGAGTTGCGTGCCGGGGCGTGACGTGCGTGACGTGCGTGACGTGCGTGACGTCGTCGAGACCTCGCGCGGTCGTCCCGATCTCCTCGTGCGGCGGGGGCGCCATGTACGGCGCGCCAGGGGAGAGCGCGGCGCCTGGCTCGCCGCGCTCTCCCCTGGCGCGCTTCGACACCTGGCTCACCGGCTGTGGAGCGCCCGCCGCCGCTCCGCCATCCTTCCTGTTCAGCGGCGCGCCGCACGTCACGCAGAAGCGGTAGCCCGGAGGGTTCTCCCCGCTGCAGTTCGGGCAGGAGAGCCCCAGGATCGCGTCGGTGATCGAGGGCGTCGCGGGAGGCGCGGGCGCGTCGCCCCGCTCGGTGACCTTCGGCGCTTGCAGGGCTGGCACCATCTGGATCGCGCTGTCCAGCGCGCCGGCAGCCGGCGTCGCGGCGCCCTCGCGCGCCGGGCGCGATGCGCCCTCCGCGCGGCCGTGCGCCGCCGGCATCGCCGGTTCCGTCCTCGCCGAGTTGAGCGGGCTGAAGGAGAACACGGGCGCCTCCGGGCGAAGGCGCCCCGGCGCGCCGCGAGGCCCCGGCGGCCTGGCGACCGCGCGGGCGTCGTTCGCGGGCGGCGGCGTCTCGGCCTGTGCAGGCGCGGGCAGGGCCGGGAGCGACACCTGCGGCAAGCCGCTCGGCGGCGTCGGCGGGACGACCCGCGCCTCTCGAGCCTTCAGCCGCCGACCGCAATCCTGACAGAACGTCAGATCGCCAGCGTTGTCGCGACCGCACACATCGCAGATCACGCTGCCGAGGGGACCGCGGAGCGACGGTCGAGTCAAGTAGCCGGTGCGTTCTCTCGAGCGGACAGGGGAACCGCTCAGCGCCGGCCGACCTCGGTCCGCACCTCGAGGAGGAGCTCGAAGCCGACGAATTGCGCGATGGCGGTGGCCCGCTGGTAGTTCGCCGTGTCCCTCCAGCCAGCGAGCAGCACCGGCCGGTACACGCAGCTGACGCCGAGCACCGCGCGGCGCGAGACCTCCAGCTCGACCCCGACGCCGCCGAAGATGAGCGCGCCGCCCGTCTCGACGCCCCACTCGTTCCCGTAGGCGACGCCGCCGATCCCGGCGGAAAAGTACGGAGCCGCCCGGTAGCCGATGTCCGGCAGGTACCTCATCTCGGCCCGCAGCTGCTGGAAGATTCCAAGCCGGTAGAGGTTGCTCGAGTCCATCTTGGTGAACTGGTACGCGCCGCCGAAGTACCAGGGGCCCGGCGAGCGGTATCCGCCGCGGATCGCGAGCCCGCCTCCGCTGCCCAGGATGCACGCGTAGAGGGGCCCCGAGCGCGGGCATGCAGCGCCCGGATCGAGGCTCATCTCTGCCACGAGGGCGACGCCGTACTGCACGTACTCGACGTGCAGCGGCGGCGGTCGGGAGGCGAGCTCGACGCGCGGCTTGACGGCGAGCGATGGCTCCTGTTCGGCGGCGGTCTCGTCCCCCGCCGCGTGGAGCGGCGCGCTCCCGGCGGGCGGGGCGCGGCCGTCCTCGGCCCCTTCGCCCGGGCCTCCTCCCGTCCGGCCGCCGGCGGGAGCGCCTGGCGCGGCGCCGTGGAGGGCGCCCTCGGCCTGGGGGTGCGGAGGCGCGGCCCGCGCTGTCAAGGACAGCAGGGCGCCGGCCGCGATGATCGCGGCCGAGAGCGCGCCGGGCGGAGATCGCAAACGCACGAGTTGTTTGAGATACGCGAGAGATCTGCCGCCGGCAACGCTCCTCCGCCGCGCGGGCGCTGGAGGCGTGCCCGCGCCGACCTCCGACGTGGGCGAGCGCGTGGCCGCCTGGGGCAGCTCCGCGCCCCGCGGCGTCCTGGCCGCGCCCCCAGGAAAAGACGCGATGGAGGGGGGAGGCGAGCGGTCTCTTGAAGCTCGACACCATACGCCGCTTGACGGCAGCTGCGAGGGTCGCCTAAACGAAGCCACCTTCATGGAGATTCACCTCGACAAGCGTGCCGTAAAGCAGATCCGCCTCTCTGCGGCGGATGCCGTTGAGGAAGGCGACACCGAAGCGCTGCGCGAGGACGTCCTCGAGGCGTTCTCGGAGGAGCAGGTCGAAGAGATCGAGCGTCGTCTGGACAGCGGTGATTTTTTTGAGTTCTTGACCGACGTGCTCGACGAGTGGGGGGGCGACGACGTGGACGAGCTCTTCGAGCTCCTCGAGACCCAGCTCGGCGACATCGGCATCGATCTGAAGTACGAGCCGCGCGAGGACGACGACGACCTCGATGAGGCCGACGACGAGGACCTCGCCGACGACGAGGACGAAGACGACGAAGACGACGACGCCGAGCTGGAGCCCGCGGACGACGAGGACGACTGAGCGCGGCGACCGCGCCGCGCGGCGTCCCCGCGTCAAGGGTCCTTCCGTTCGTCGAGCTCGCGGAGGATGTAGTCCGCGCACGGGCGAGGCGCCGCCGGGAGCGACGGACATATCGCGTGCGCGCAGCGCGCGTAGCGTGATTCTGGGAGCTCCCGGGCGATCCGGGCTGCGGTGGCGCACGCCTCCTTGCTCCGGCCATCCTCGCGCCACAGCTTCGCCTCGGCCCAGAGCGCGTCGTCGCGCAGGATGGACGCGGGGTGGTCCGTATAGAGCTTGTGCAGCTCGCGGCGCGCGGCCGCGCGATCGCCGAGCGCGTCGCGGTAGAGGCGCGCGATCTCGAGCTGCGCGTCGTCGAACTTCCCGCGGTCGTAGCTGCCGGTGACGGCCGGCTCGCGCGCGGAGAGCATCTCCCTCAGGTAGCCGATGGCCTCCTCGGGGCGTCCGAGGGACGCGGCGAGCTCCGCCGCGTGGAACAGGGCGTCGTCCGTCAAGCTGCCGACGGGGTACGGGTGCGCGCGCGCGGCGGCGACGAGCGCGCGCAGCGCGGCCTCGCGATCGCCGCTCCGCTCCAGGAGGAGCGCGGTGTGGTAGGCGACGTCCTGATCGAGCTCCGTCCCGCGGAGCGCGGGGCCGCGCTGCCGCAGCCACGCGAGCGCGCCCGCCGCGCCGGCGCGCTCCTCTTCGCGCCGGATGAGCCGCTTCAGCGCGTTGCGCGCGAGCCCGTGCGACGGGTGGCGGAGCGTCGCCGTCAGCAGCATCGCGTAGCCCGCGTCCGCGTCGCCGTGCTCGATCGCGAGATCGGCGAGCTCGAACTCCGCGCGCTCCGAGCGCGGCCCGCGCGGCGAGTCGGCGAGCAGCCGCTCGTACGACGCGCGCGCCTCGCCCCAGGACTCCTCACGCTCGAACGAGCGCGCCTGCATGAGGCGCGCCTCGTCGCGGTCCTTCACGCGCAGCGCCTGCGACGCGGCGTCGTCGAACGAGCGGGCCGCCTCGCGGTAGCGCCCCGCGTGGTAGGCGCGCTCGCCGGCGGTCATCGCGGCGAGGTAGGCGTCGCCGAGCGCCGGCGCGCACGCAGGGCCGAGCAGCGCGGCGATCGCGAGGGCGATCGCCGGCGCGGGGGCGTTCGTGCGGGGGCCGCTCATGCGCGCGCGCCCTCGGCGCCGCGATCGCGCGGCTGCGCCAGCACCTCGGCGAGCGCCTCGGCGAGGGCGCTCGCCGCGGGCGCGACCTGCTCCGGCGCGAGATCGAGGTGGGTCACGGCGCGGACGGCGCTCCGGCCCGTCGCCCCCACGAGCACGCCGCGCCGCCGCGCGGCCTCGACGAGCCGCTCGGCCGGGATGCCGGGCGTCTCGATGTAGAGGATGTTCGTCTCGGGCTCCTCGATCGTCGCGGGCGCCGCCGCGTGAAGCGCCGCCGCGCGCATCGCCCGCGCGATGGCGCGCGCGGCCTCGTGGTCCTCGGCGATGCGGCCCTGGTGGTGCGCGAGCGCGTACAGGGCGGCGGCCGCGAGCACGCCGGCCTGCCGCATGCCGCCGCCGAGCATCTTCCGGAAGCGCAGCGCGGCGCGGAGCACGTCGGCGCTGCCGCACAGCGCGGAGCCGACGGGCGCGCCGAGGCCCTTCGAGAAGCAGACGCTCACCGTGTCGAACGGCGCGGCGAGCTCGGCGGGCGTCCGGCCGGCGGCGACCGCCGCGTTCCAGAGGCGCGCCCCGTCGAGGTGCAGCGCGAGCCCGTGCGCGCGCGCGACCGACGCGATGGCGAGCACGTCCTCCTGCGGAAAGACCCGGCCGCCTGCGCGGTTGTGGGTGTTCTCGATCGCGACGAGGCTCGTGCGCGGGAGGTAGTACTGCGGCGGCTTGATCGCGTCCTCGACGTCGGCCGCCGTGAACAGGCCGCCGCGCCCGGCGAAGGCGAACTGCACGCCGCTCCAGGCGGGGGCGGCGCCGCTCTCGTAGAACGCGCAGTGCGCGCCCTCGCCCACGATCACCTCGTCGCCGCGCTGGGTGTGGCAGAGGAGCGCGATCTGGTTGCCCATCGTCCCGCTCGGCACGAACAGCGCGGCCTCCTTGCCCGTGAGCTCCGCGACGCGCTCCTCGAGCGCCCGCACGGTGGGGTCCTCCCGGTACACGTCGTCGCCGACCTCGGCCGCGGCCATGGCGGCGCGCATGGCCGCGGTCGGTCGGGTCACGGTGTCGGAGCGGAGATCGATCGTCGCTTGCATCCTGGAACCTCGGCTGTCGGCGTCGGCCGACGTTGTAGCACCGCGCCGCGCCCCTCTACGCGGGGCTCGCCGCCGCGAGCCGCGGGAACCGCTCGGCCATCCGCCACGCGATGCGCGTCGCCATCGCCATGATCGGCACCTGGGAGTTCACGCCGATGCTCGTGGGGAGGATCGAGCCGTCGGCGACGAAGAGCCCCGGCAGCGCGAAGCACTCGCCGCTCTGATCGACGATCCCGCGCCGCGGATCGTTCGCCACCCGCGCGCTCCCGAGCGGGTGGAACGCCATGCACTCGATGCGGCGCGCGTCGATCGGAGCGCGCTCGGCGGCGCGCGCGGCGTCCATCGACGTGACCGGCGGCGCGCCGAGCAGCGCGGTGTAGACCTCGCGCGCGCCGGCGGCGAGCGCCATCTCGCTGAGGATCGTGATGGAACGGCGGAGCCGCGCGAGGTCCCGCGGCGCCATCGCGTAAGAGACGAGCGGCTCCCGGCCGGGGCCGGGGCGGACGCGGCCGCCGCCCTCGTCGTGGATCATGGCGCCGAAGACGGCGCAGCGCGACAGCGCGGAGGCCCGCCGCCGCAGCGCGGGCCCGACGCCTGGCAGGCCCGCCGCGAGCACGTTCACCGCCGAGTAGACGCCGACGAGCTTGATCCCCTCGGCGTCGAAGTGGTCGGAGTAGACGCTCTGGAGCGCGCCGTCCCAGCCGTTCAGCGCGTCGTCGAACCGCGCGACCACGCGCACCGCGGGGTGCAGCGTCACGCCGTCGCCGAGCCCGGAGCTCGCCCCGAACGCGCCCGTCGCGCGGAGGAGCAGCGGCGTGTGCAGCGTGCCGCACGCGGCGACCACGGCCTTCGCGCGCACCCGGAAGCGGCGCGGCGGGGCGCCGGGCTCGCCGCCGAGCAGCCTCCCCTCGACGCCGACGGCGCGCCCGCGCTTCACGGCGATCCGCTCGACCAGCGCGTCGGCGACCACGCGCGCGCCTCGCGCGGTCGCCGACGGCAGGTAGGCGACGTCGACCGAGCGCTTCGCCCCGGCGGGGCAGGTGAAGTTGCACCGGCCGTTGCCCTCGCACGCGCCGCCGGTGTTGCGGCGGAGCGGGCGCATCGGGATGCCGAGCCGCCTCGCGCCCTCGACGAGCCGCGCCGTCGAGGCGGAGCGCAGCGCCTCGGGGACCTCGCGGACCTCCAGCCGCTGCTCGACGCTCTCGTACGCCGCCTCGAGGGCGCGCTCCGAGAGCGCGTCGAGGCCGAGGTCGCGCGTCCATCGCGCGTGGACGCTGCCCGGGATGCGGAAGCAGACCCCGCCGGTCACCACCGACGATCCGCCGACGGCGCGCCCCAGGGTGAGCGAGATCATCGGCGTCTGGCCGACGCCGAGCGCGGTGAACAGCCCGGCCTCGCGGAACAGCCGCCGCACCGACTCGCTGGGCTTCCAGCGCTGGTAGTCGTCAGGGCGAACGTGGGGGCCCTCCTCCAGCACGATCACGCGCCGCCCCGCCTCGGCGAGCAGCGCCGCGACGACCGCGCCGCCGGCGCCGGAGCCGACCACGACGACGTCGCAGGGCTCGTCGAACCCCGCCGGCAGGTCGCGCCCGCTGACGATCGGCTCGCTCGACGCGATGCCGCCGTTCACGCGCGGCCCCCGGCGCCGAGCCCGGGCAGCCTGCGCCGCGCCGCGGTGCTCTCGCGGTCGAAGCCCGTCAGCGCGAGCTCCGCGCCCTCCTCGAAGGCGGCCATGCACATCGGCACCTTGAAGGCGAGGAGCAGCATCGCGAGGAGCCCGGAGCGGCTCGACTCGAGCGCCTCCAGGTACGCGAGCCGCCGGCCGAGCGAGAGCCGGCTCATCCGGCCGAAGGCGCCGATCACGAAGGGCGGCAAGAGCTCGAGGCAGACGGCCAGCAGCCCGAAAGCGCGCCGGGTCTCGGGGGTGCCGTGCTCGAGCGAGAGATCCAGCGCGGCGACCGCGCGCTCGCACACCTCGGCGCCCGGCGGGGCGAGCTCCCCGCGCTCGTCCTCGTCGCAGAGCATCGCCTCGGCGGCGGCCCACGCGATGCGTCGCGCCCACGGCGAGAGCCCGCGCCCGCCACGCTCCCACAGCTCGACCCCTCGCGCGGCGCGCTCGGGCGCGCTCCTTCCCCCGTCCTCGTGCATGGCCGCGAGAGCCTAGCCCGGATCGACGCAGCGC encodes the following:
- a CDS encoding tetratricopeptide repeat protein → MSGPRTNAPAPAIALAIAALLGPACAPALGDAYLAAMTAGERAYHAGRYREAARSFDDAASQALRVKDRDEARLMQARSFEREESWGEARASYERLLADSPRGPRSERAEFELADLAIEHGDADAGYAMLLTATLRHPSHGLARNALKRLIRREEERAGAAGALAWLRQRGPALRGTELDQDVAYHTALLLERSGDREAALRALVAAARAHPYPVGSLTDDALFHAAELAASLGRPEEAIGYLREMLSAREPAVTGSYDRGKFDDAQLEIARLYRDALGDRAAARRELHKLYTDHPASILRDDALWAEAKLWREDGRSKEACATAARIARELPESRYARCAHAICPSLPAAPRPCADYILRELDERKDP
- the ltaE gene encoding low-specificity L-threonine aldolase, whose protein sequence is MQATIDLRSDTVTRPTAAMRAAMAAAEVGDDVYREDPTVRALEERVAELTGKEAALFVPSGTMGNQIALLCHTQRGDEVIVGEGAHCAFYESGAAPAWSGVQFAFAGRGGLFTAADVEDAIKPPQYYLPRTSLVAIENTHNRAGGRVFPQEDVLAIASVARAHGLALHLDGARLWNAAVAAGRTPAELAAPFDTVSVCFSKGLGAPVGSALCGSADVLRAALRFRKMLGGGMRQAGVLAAAALYALAHHQGRIAEDHEAARAIARAMRAAALHAAAPATIEEPETNILYIETPGIPAERLVEAARRRGVLVGATGRSAVRAVTHLDLAPEQVAPAASALAEALAEVLAQPRDRGAEGARA
- a CDS encoding FHA domain-containing protein gives rise to the protein MTRPSLRGPLGSVICDVCGRDNAGDLTFCQDCGRRLKAREARVVPPTPPSGLPQVSLPALPAPAQAETPPPANDARAVARPPGPRGAPGRLRPEAPVFSFSPLNSARTEPAMPAAHGRAEGASRPAREGAATPAAGALDSAIQMVPALQAPKVTERGDAPAPPATPSITDAILGLSCPNCSGENPPGYRFCVTCGAPLNRKDGGAAAGAPQPVSQVSKRARGERGEPGAALSPGAPYMAPPPHEEIGTTARGLDDVTHVTHVTHVTPRHATPAEAAPPAARDERSGAGDAQQRGGAPARPPPPPLPPVALPPARLPPPAASGSSADKIVGSPVVDIASSQRAPVPPVECARCRGQCLAGTRFCKYCGAPLEGERPASERPARPATDRPQPAPALAPDARRDPHRPPHAAEPAGPLSTETGSAPPPSQQPLAPLRASLSARPPAWVPADTQPTRADTQPTRAPEGKLIVIVEDGTEGKSFPLAGPQIDIGRTEGEILLEDDQYVSPRHARIIPQEGSWVLRDLGSVNRIYLRIRKTHALRDGDLLLLGLEVLQFQTVNDGERGLGHAIQHGTLLFGSPAIHRRARLCQRTVEGVMRDVYHLYRDETVIGRETGDIVFTADPFLSRRHAAIRRNPATGEFTLSDLDSSNGTYVAIREDVSLLDRDFVRIGQHLFRVDLTR
- a CDS encoding S1 family peptidase, with translation MRAPSTAMLRSNDKRGRQTPAAPQEEWPPGRPDADGRVDVETAQRIVKDAVVQAMRREEKALALVRAKADDARRKVSRHNLLLGLGVAAALVAVAVASVVTYRSRRAADALAREVGLGIAPAARPSGAIPEQVLSGRAIFEQNRLALYVMGYKVDNRIGGCCSAFAIAPDLLATNAHCVRDCRARGGTSIVTQNDSMGKVRFPIVAMSAHPAYKPGQAGAGSPDVALLRIAGKATHTVKLANDAELRAIGPGDDAYVIGFPGRLMDPLSPSATFLQGRIGRVTGIDEEATTPDRAVLIQHDAVTRGGNSGSPIFNQYGHVIGIHAAHIDDEDDVTIDGRKATVTQSSPFRIGMRIDLLKGVPAP
- a CDS encoding Stp1/IreP family PP2C-type Ser/Thr phosphatase, giving the protein MSDQTVRETPTEALEVEGLPGAASAGTDSSSHAGKALHDSPHGAASLEPGKAGSVEAGKPVNWKPPPPKTRPAANAAQKAGIAVKPVKAPSASSPEKVGRKLPPPPRVRLTAGGSREEDADGSTTRSDDLGDAVTPDAPPAAAQAHASLAAASYDGAFDETPAAEAAHGGGAAGRFAGEAPGAGEPDEGGQRPDGMDGAATPPDEPRRPEVVLRLFGRTDVGQVREHNEDNFIVADLTNASRGLMEMDRYQVVGERGALLGVCDGMGGAAAGEVASQLAVDIIYQRMSAAGPPENHDELAARLVQSIEAAGLRIFSEAKLDRTRRGMGTTSTIAALMDDHLFLGQVGDSRAYVLRGDRLVQVTRDQSLVNQLIEAGQLTEEEAETFEHNNIILQALGTADSVQVDLTFVELRRGDTLMLCSDGLSGMVRNEEIREVLRTVDDPIEACKVLTDRANQAGGHDNITVVVAKFDGDGLAPPELEDIEDLRYQKYALPEHLLAQNAAASEPARKVKELDEKKISQRPPSPKSWLSSSADSDVDDDGDDYDHVASPLPADDALDERNARAPVQGDEPIMIPTDGAPQWLVILMIVSAVACVTIAGYYLLR
- a CDS encoding GMC family oxidoreductase: MNGGIASSEPIVSGRDLPAGFDEPCDVVVVGSGAGGAVVAALLAEAGRRVIVLEEGPHVRPDDYQRWKPSESVRRLFREAGLFTALGVGQTPMISLTLGRAVGGSSVVTGGVCFRIPGSVHARWTRDLGLDALSERALEAAYESVEQRLEVREVPEALRSASTARLVEGARRLGIPMRPLRRNTGGACEGNGRCNFTCPAGAKRSVDVAYLPSATARGARVVADALVERIAVKRGRAVGVEGRLLGGEPGAPPRRFRVRAKAVVAACGTLHTPLLLRATGAFGASSGLGDGVTLHPAVRVVARFDDALNGWDGALQSVYSDHFDAEGIKLVGVYSAVNVLAAGLPGVGPALRRRASALSRCAVFGAMIHDEGGGRVRPGPGREPLVSYAMAPRDLARLRRSITILSEMALAAGAREVYTALLGAPPVTSMDAARAAERAPIDARRIECMAFHPLGSARVANDPRRGIVDQSGECFALPGLFVADGSILPTSIGVNSQVPIMAMATRIAWRMAERFPRLAAASPA